A stretch of Henckelia pumila isolate YLH828 chromosome 4, ASM3356847v2, whole genome shotgun sequence DNA encodes these proteins:
- the LOC140861189 gene encoding uncharacterized protein: MEIPYSGTAQRPPILDASNYAIWKVRMRVYIKSIDEKAWHRVLQGWNPPRRTDGEGDFLIKPETDWNAWEKLQMHYEGSESVRRTKRRILTTQFENLRMEESETIDDYERRLRKIKNETIDLGDAISNERLVSKVLRSLPERFQMKICAIDESKDTSILGLDELMSSLRTYELEMNFGKKDKGKSIALQVSNDSYNDFVDLTQGVNESNLGDDFIALLTKQFGNYLKKIRDYKKPGQKPKVLNAPAVGKPLRICGPEQNTIPSKSQNQFQKEGKTLNISKKFESVKCHECTGFGHYANECPTRLRKGMYVSLSDDEDEEVPKDSNNQDADEEELSLENAQKMYEEFYTDWMLRYKSNSILSKENSELKASVARLEVVLSKKDLELCKVKEDLGRANATLAKFNSSKTKLDSILMMGKDDRAGLGFIIASLKQVLPTLHQNTAWKKNSEKKVWVPKTKSSCNVVYTSLKTNVAGSRSSDNCYQLGEDFACKFTKVDDLNFWYQKLGHANFKALKKLSQYDAVRGMPNLTSGVPYVCGDCQKEVESCGGKRYSFVCVDDFSRYSWEDISHEYSAPKTPQQNDIAERKNRTLQEMARVMMELTKFDSKSDKCLFLGYALNSRASRVFNLRTRTIIEYINVIFDDYADLKGKTIEDNIDDLLDTVIPQTDSSVVTSVVSP, from the exons ATGGAGATACCTTATTCAGGAACTGCTCAACGTCCTCCAATCTTGGATGCATCCAACTATGCTATCTGGAAAGTCAGGATGCGTGTCTACATCAAATCGATTGATGAAAAGGCTTGGCATCGTGTGTTACAAGGCTGGAATCCACCAAGGAGAACTGATGGAGAAGGAGATTTTCTCATCAAACCAGAAACGGACTGGAAC GCTTGGGAAAAACTTCAAATGCACTATGAAGGATCCGAAAGTGTGCGTCGAACCAAAAGAAGGATTCTCACTACTCAGTTTGAAAACTTGAGGATGGAAGAAAGTGAGACAATTGATGATTATGAACGTCGCTTGAGGAAGATCAAGAATGAGACAATTGATCTTGGTGATGCTATTTCGAATGAACGCTTGGTGAGCAAGGTGTTAAGATCACTGCCTGAAAGATTTCAAATGAAGATTTGTGCTATTGATGAATCGAAAGACACATCAATCCTGGGATTGGATGAATTGATGAGTTCACTTCGAACTTATGAGTTGGAgatgaattttggaaaaaaagacaaaggtaagtctattgcacTTCAAGTTTCCAATGACTCAtacaatgattttgttgatctgACACAGGGAGTCAACGAGTCTAACTTAGGAGATGATTTTATTGCCTTACTTACCAAACAATTTGGTAACTACTTGAAGAAAATAAGAGATTATAAGAAACCTGGTCAGAAACCTAAAGTTTTGAATGCTCCTGCTGTTGGAAAACCATTGAGGATCTGCGGACCAGAACAGAATACCATCCCTTCAAAGAGTCAAAATCAGTTtcagaaagaaggaaaaacacTGAATATCTCGAAGAAATTTGAATCTGTGAAGTGTCATGAGTGCACAGGCTTTGGTCACTATGCTAATGAGTGTCCAACCAGACTTCGTAAAGGAATGTATGTTTCCTTgagtgatgatgaagatgaagagG TACCTAAAGACTCTAACAATCAGGATGCTGATGAGGAAGAGCTGTCTTTAGAGAATGCCCAGAAGATGTATGAAGAATTTTATACTGATTGGATGTTAAGGtacaaatcaaattcaattcTATCAAAAGAGAATAGTGAACTGAAGGCATCAGTGGCTAGACTTGAAGTTGTTCTGAGCAAGAAGGATTTAGAACTATGCAAGGTCAAAGAAGATCTTGGAAGAGCCAATGCAACTCTCgcaaagtttaattcaagcaagACCAAGCTGGATTCAATTCTGATGATGGGAAAAGATGATAGAGCTGGTCTAGGCTTCATAATAGCAAGTTTGAA acaagtgttgccaacactgcacCAGAACACTGCCTGGAAGAAAAATTCTGAgaaaaaggtttgggtaccaaaaacTAAATCTAGTTGTAATGTcgtttatacttccttgaaaactaatgtTGCAG GGTCTAGATCATCGGACAAttgttatcaacttggagaggaTTTTGCTTGCAAATTCACCAAGGTTGatgatttgaatttttggtatCAAAAGTTGGGACATGCCAACTTCAAAGCACTGAAGAAACTGAGCCAGTATGATGCTGTACGTGGAATGCCAAATCTAACTTCTGGAGTTCCATATGTGTGTGGAGACTGCCAGAAAG AGGTTGAAAGCTGTGGAGGTAAGAGATATTCATTTGTGTGTGTTGATGACTTTTCAAGGTACTCATGG GAAGACATATCACATGAATATTCAGCACCTAAGACACCTCAGCAAAATGACATTGCCGAAAGGAAAAACAGAACCCTCCAAGAGATGGCAAGGGTTAT GATGGAGTTGACCAAGTTTGATTCAAAAAGCGATAAGTGTTTATTCCTTGGATATGCATTGAATAGTCGAGCTTCCCGTGTGTTTAATTTGAGAACTAGAACTATCATTGAATATATTAACGTGATATTTGATGATTATGCAGATCTGAAGGGGAAAACAATTGAAGACAATATTGATGATCTGCTAGATACTGTTATTCCCCAGACTGATTCCAGTGTTGTCACTAGTGTTGTCTCACCTTAA